In the Juglans microcarpa x Juglans regia isolate MS1-56 chromosome 6D, Jm3101_v1.0, whole genome shotgun sequence genome, one interval contains:
- the LOC121235384 gene encoding uncharacterized protein LOC121235384, producing the protein MASIKLWLENGTKQKEIQAPKNNRWIAPPLDVFKVNWDAAIDKGNSRLGIGVMVRNSEGAVMASLCSSMDLFPNPLLGEAVAARRASSFCAELGLQHIILEGDSLSVVKAIQHKEDSWSDTGLVIRDIKVMLSKFLSWSVLHVHREVNVIAHHLAKFALSCQDDCILIEDYPPCIQHLF; encoded by the coding sequence ATGGCTTCCATCAAGTTATGGCTGGAGAATGGGACAAAACAGAAGGAAATCCAAGCACCTAAAAACAACAGGTGGATTGCTCCTCCATTAGATGTATTCAAAGTTAATTGGGATGCTGCCATTGATAAAGGCAACTCGAGGTTGGGGATTGGTGTGATGGTTAGGAACTCAGAAGGAGCTGTTATGGCATCATTGTGTTCATCGATGGACTTGTTCCCGAATCCACTTCTTGGTGAGGCTGTAGCAGCTCGAAGGGCTTCTTCGTTTTGTGCAGAATTGGGATTACAACATATTATTCTTGAAGGTGACTCTCTATCTGTGGTGAAGGCTATTCAACACAAAGAGGATAGTTGGAGTGATACTGGTCTTGTTATTAGAGACATTAAGGTCATGCTATCCAAGTTTCTTTCCTGGTCTGTTCTACATGTCCATAGGGAAGTTAATGTAATTGCACATCATTTGGCAAAGTTTGCTCTTAGTTGCCAAGATGATTGTATACTTATTGAGGACTATCCTCCTTGTATCCAGCACTTGTTTTGA